In Cicer arietinum cultivar CDC Frontier isolate Library 1 chromosome 1, Cicar.CDCFrontier_v2.0, whole genome shotgun sequence, one DNA window encodes the following:
- the LOC101493980 gene encoding peptidyl-prolyl cis-trans isomerase FKBP12, with protein sequence MGVEKQVVRPGTGPKPLPGQNVTVHCTGYGKNGDLSQKFWSTKDPGQSPFSFKIGQGSVIKGWDEGVIGMQIGEVARLRCSPDYAYGAGGFPAWGIQPNSVLEFEIEVLSAQ encoded by the exons atgggagTGGAGAAGCAAGTTGTGAGACCTGGAACCGGTCCCAAGCCACTTCCCGGTCAAAACGTTACTGTTCACTGCACCGGTTACG GGAAAAACGGTGACCTTTCTCAGAAGTTCTGGAG CACAAAGGATCCTGGCCAGAGCCCCTTCTCTTTCAAAATCGGCCAAGGTTCTGTCATCAAag GATGGGATGAGGGTGTTATCGGCATGCAAATAGGCGAAGTTGCTCGTCTCCGG TGCTCTCCTGATTATGCTTATGGTGCTGGTGGCTTTCCTGCTTGGGGAATACAGCCCAACTCTGTCTTGGAGTTTGAGATCGAGGTCTTAAGTGCACAATGA
- the LOC101493666 gene encoding transcription factor bHLH143-like, with product MVKHYESWPCPQHVAWPSLYMNCAPDHGLCGHSSYLNPSASTFPAVSAFPGFTAHATPSLRTDQTNEVQGFIQDPKTEPCLKEMHISGATQNANPASLQKKFIIFDQSGNKTRLFYSPVFPLVQSPIVTTKQFAQADDVNREVRATSYAQKHLPKYTFPEESEKDQDHVVNEESEMHEDTEEINALLCSDDCDYDSDDYDDEVTSTGHSPLATEKTNLMQEQIEDTKEDVASSDRPNKRHKLVDGGYMRLQLPADSAGSVRLNEPCECVSDAESKYSGSQMCSARGTEEDNSVVGDIQLKKDKIRKTLRALENITPGAKGKHPLLVIDETIDYLKSLMSQTGMIGVKYHH from the coding sequence ATGGTTAAGCACTATGAGTCTTGGCCTTGTCCACAGCATGTGGCTTGGCCATCACTTTATATGAATTGTGCGCCGGATCACGGTTTGTGTGGTCATTCATCATATCTGAATCCTAGTGCGTCCACTTTTCCTGCTGTCAGTGCATTTCCAGGATTCACAGCTCATGCTACCCCAAGCCTGCGGACTGATCAGACCAACGAAGTGCAAGGGTTCATTCAGGATCCCAAAACAGAGCCGTGTTTGAAAGAAATGCATATTAGCGGAGCTACGCAAAATGCAAATCCTGCATCTTTGCAGAAgaagtttattatttttgacCAATCCGGTAATAAGACAAGGTTGTTTTATAGTCCTGTCTTCCCACTTGTTCAGAGTCCAATTGTTACTACTAAACAATTTGCTCAAGCTGATGATGTAAATCGGGAAGTAAGGGCAACTAGTTATGCTCAAAAACATTTACCAAAATACACTTTTCCGGAAGAATCAGAGAAAGATCAAGATCATGTAGTTAATGAAGAAAGTGAAATGCATGAAGACACTGAAGAAATCAATGCATTACTTTGTTCTGATGATTGTGATTATGATTCTGATGATTATGACGACGAGGTAACAAGTACAGGCCATTCTCCATTGGCTACTGAAAAGACTAATTTGATGCAAGAACAAATTGAGGACACAAAGGAGGATGTCGCTAGCTCTGATCGGCCAAACAAAAGGCATAAGTTAGTTGATGGTGGGTACATGAGATTACAACTGCCTGCGGACAGTGCTGGTTCAGTAAGACTAAATGAACCATGCGAGTGTGTTAGTGATGCCGAATCGAAGTATTCTGGCAGCCAAATGTGTTCTGCCAGGGGAACTGAAGAAGATAATTCAGTAGTTGGTGATATTCAATTGAAAAAGGATAAAATTCGTAAAACGTTGAGAGCTCTTGAGAACATAACTCCTGGAGCAAAAGGAAAACATCCGCTGTTAGTCATTGATGAAACTATTGATTACTTAAAATCTTTGATGTCCCAAACTGGTATGATTGGGGTGAAATATCATCACTAA